The DNA region TTTGGCTGATATAACTGTCACCTTTGGCAAATACTATTTTTCTCTACACTTGGCAATaagcttttcttcctgtatttgCCCTTGGCCCCAGGAtctaacatatttttaatgagtACATGCACTAGGAGGCTTATCAGTGTACTTACCTCCAATGCAGAAATCGGAGCCCAAAGGACTCCCAGCAGAACGACGGCTGCAGCCTGCAAAAGGAACAAGAATTGTCACTCAACGGAAACACTGGGCAGTGCTGTAAAAATAACCCCGTTCATTAATTGAGGGAAGCAGCTGTAGCATTAGGTTCAAAAATTACCCACTTAAACATGTGTATTAGTTAAAAACTATTACAATTCTCATTGTAAAATTCTTGCTATTAGGCTGTTTTGTCTGTAACTGAAAAAGTAGAATAACTTAACCGCtatgctttttgtattttttgaaagtgttttttttctccttgatttGCCTCTACAACTGTAATTATTAAATTATAACTAAAGCCCCCTTCTGAATTGTAATCAAGCTGTACACTCTTTGGTCAAGCGATGCTGCCACCAACTACAAGGGGGTTCCGCACACCCAGGAAATGCACGTTTCCCACTGAACAACCCAAAGAAACAATACACAGATCATATTAGTCCCAGTACTGTACCGCTTCCCCAAGcatcttctctattttttaaaaataaagagcttTTTATAATAGAAGTTCAGCAAAAATGGATATACTCACAAATccgttcatttttctttcagataagAACAAGAGgctgcagaaaggaagaatgcaAGAAAAGCCCAGAGACCTTCAACTTTTATATCTTGCTGGAGGTGTGGGAAACACTTCCCAGAACTTTTCTTCATGACTCAAGCAAGCCCATATCTGCAAGCCACACTACCGTAAGCCTCATATCTGAATTTTGGCTTGACACAGATAACCTGACCCCAATATGTTAAAAGCACTCAATAAGTCAGCTTTTGTAAAATCAATCACTCCACAAATGGCTGTTATTTACTGGTTTAAACTTTAAAGGAGTTCCCACTCTTCTggttcaattttttaaaataattaacagGATATTGTCCAGAATTAAACGGCATCAGGGATAACTATGCTATTCATTCACACAAACTGcgttttgttttctcaaataTAATCCCTAACAGCCCAATTATCTGCAGACAAATGCTGGAAAGAAATATCTACGTCATGCTGGTTCTTCCATCTAATACATGCACAACCTCTTAACAAGAAGTGCTGCTTGTTTTCCATCAGTTACCCTGacataaaaacacacacactgaaatGAGTGGTTTGAGTAGGAATAACAACTGTGCTTCACAAGACAACGCGAGTAACCTCTACCCTCCTCAGCATGCAAAGGAGGGACGTGAAACTTGAGACGACGTGTGGTTCACACAAGGTCACAAAACAAAAGGAGCAGGATGGAGATTCCTTCTTTATAGCTACCactgttctgtattttatgaaaatataataaCTGTATGATTTTGCCATGGGAATTGTTCTCCCATGTCTACGACCTTGCCTGGACTCCTCATCTGTGACTCCGTATCAGCCAGTGCCGGAACCTTGACAAAAACCACATTCTACTTTCTACTAGAAACTAATAATTGAGGTTTATTCCcttctaataaaacaaaaactcaaCCTAATAGCCAACTGATTCCTGTAATCTCACGCATCGGAAAAAAGGTGAAAGAGATTATATGGAAATCTCTCTCAGCAAACAGGCCTCaaggaaaacaacaaggaaACCACACACATTTGCTTTATTCCACCTAACCCCACGTGGAAAATGTTATCTCAAGTGTAACAAAGCTGTGCTACTAGGCAGTATATCAGAATACGTATAAACAGATATCAAGTTGTGACAAACACAGATTAGATTGGTGCTCCCCTCCTCCCGAAAGCTGGCGCTGGCCCTTCTTCTCAAAAGATTCTTTGTTTCTAAGATCACAGATATGTCAGAAATAGAGTAGATTTCAGCAGTCAAACCTTTCATAGCAGGAGTCTAACAGGATTCAGGCACCACAAAAAACTTTAGCATGTTGtaaatgcttttaaactaaAGGTTAAATTAACTTTCTATTAGTCATTGTGTCTTCATATActcatttcttttgaaaaaacacCCAAGAAGCACAAGCTTCTGCTTTCTTAAGCATTAATATGTTTAGGCCCAGGTAAGAGCAGAGCAATATCTGAAATGGACAGTTATTTAGTGGAGGAGAATTACAACAACAGCCACAACCTCATGTTTTTCAGCTTACATTGGACTGAGTGTTGCTGATCCAATCAGACAAGGCCAAAAATTCAGGATTAATTTCTAAAAAGCATTTGATAAATTGATTTGATTGGTCATATTAGGGAAGCCAACAGAAAATGGAATTTGAGTAATGTTCAGAACAAGTAATATATTGTTACAACACAACAACGTTTATTGTCACAGTAAACTTAATTTGTTATTGTCATAAGgccaaatattttcaaatacattctAATTCACCATGAAGAAACATGGTTAAACTACAGAATTACTTCTAATCTAAGTAAGTAAAATTCCCAGAAGAATTTGACCCATTATTTGGAGCTGTCTTGGAACCATTTAAACAAAAGAACCTTGAACATCAATTGAAGAGAATAATTGTACCATTTCAGTTTAAGTCTAATGACCAaacaggaatcacagaatcccaggatgtcaggggttggaagggccctggcaagctcatccagtgcaatccccccatggagcaggaacacccagatgaggttacacaggaaggtgtccaggcgggttggaatgtctgcacagaaggagactccacaaccccctgggcagcctgggccaggctctgccaccctcaccatgaagaagcttcttctcaaatttgagtggaacctcttgcgttccaatttgaacccattaccccttgtcctatcactgttgtcaccgagaagagcctggctccatcctcctgacactccccctttagatatctgtaaacatgaatgaggtcacccctcagtctcctcttgtccagctccagagccccagctccctcagcctttcctcacccgggagatgctccactcccttcagcatctttgttgccctgcgctggactctctgcagcagttccctgtcctgctggaaccaaggggccacaactggacacaatattccaggtgtggtctccccagggcagagcagaggggcaggagaacctctctgacctactgaccacccccttctaacccaccccaggtaccattggcttcctggccacaagggcccagtgctggctcatggtcaccctgctgtccccaggacccccaggtccctttcccctacgctgctctctaataggtcattccccaacttatactggaacctggggttgttcctgcccagattcaagactctacacttgcccttgttctatttcattaaatgtttccctgcccaactctccagcctgtccaggtctctgatggcagcacagcctctggcgtgtcagccactcctcccagcttggtgtcatcagcaaacttgctgatagtacatctccctcagcacccacaggtaATTTTAACTTGTAAGGGAGATGGATTCAGGCAAGTTAAGGTGAGATTATACAATCATAACAAACTCTCCTGGTGACTCATGGGGGTTTTTTCAGGTACTTTCTTTTCAGAAGTATTTACTTTATCAGGGAGGGAGCAGGTAGTGGGAGAAAAGTAAAGAATGAAGCAACACCTCACAAAATCAACAAAGTTCTCTATGCTTCCATTCACATTCAGCTGCTCACACCACACACGAGATAAAGATGGGGTGGCACAgtctaggaaaataaaaaatatgtggCACAAGGACAGGTCAAACAGAATTAATCACATTCTGTAGTTACATAATAAACGAAGTTTCAAGAATGAATCCAGAGATAATTTCAGCAGTTGTATTCTTACTGGAGAGTAAGGCCTAGAAAAACATGGGAAAACATGGACGTGTGtacaaaattaatttgagaAAAGGGTTAAAACGGAACAGCTTTTGGGAGTTTGCTGTACAGTGGTACAAGAATTTAGGATGGAAATGGaagagctttaaaaatgaaacaaacttaTATTGGAAAAAGAACAGGGTCTCACAGAGTGAAAGCTCCTTTCCCTGCCCCTTTTCCTGGCTTCTACCACTATAATTAGTTTGTTAAGCCATTCTTAATGTCAAACGCTCCAGCTGTCCGTGTTTGCCATACAAACTACTCAAGAAATCAGAAGCTGATGGAAGATTTGGAGATTCAAGATCCCAAGCGTGACACATTACTGTAATGGCCAAATTGGCTACGGTTGGTGGAAGCAGCAGACAAAGCGCTTGCCAACTCATCGCTAATGACACCGCAGGGATTAGCATTATACTGTGCAGTTTCCTAAGAATCAGATGATTAATTAAGTTTCCAGAGAGGATTTCGTGACATACAAAATAAGACTTTGCTGTGTATTTTGGATCTTGGAGGCTAAGGACATACCTGTCTCCATTTGGCATCCACAAACCTGGCTGATTAGGAAGtctgtaaatattttcccttcatAATTTATCACTTTCATTCACCATATTTTGCACCTCGTGCAAATTGCAGAGTGGGTGCAAAAGAGATGAAAAGCAGAGCTCTCCACTCAGTGCTGGCAGATTGCTGCACTTCCACACTCACCACATCACTTCGTAGCAGAATGATGGGGTAACTGGTATAAATGAGAATTGGAAAACAAGATTCCCAGGCTTTTCCAACAACAGCTGCAATGATGATGCTCAGCAATCGCTGACAGTGGAGAAGTTAGTGCAGAGACATTAGTTTATAAAGCCACTGAGTTCCCATCCTGCCTTTCTGGCAACAAAAAGGAAACtttgaggaagttgatgaggcctctacagacagctgagagcagcctcacaatcacaggccctggttgtggtggggattttaacttccctgatgtttgttggaaggactactcGGCCAGCCAGCCACaatctaggaggttcctccagtgcattgacaataactttctgatgcaaagggtggaggagccgactaggagaggtgcactgctggacctcatcctcactaacaaggagggtctggttgaagcggtaaagtttgagggctgccttggttgcagcgaccacgagatggtggagttcaggatctcatgtaaCAGGAGCaagatagcaagcagaattgcaaccctggatttcagcagggcaaactttggccttttcaggcaattgatgggggaaatcccatgggcaaggctgcttgaaggtaaaggggcccaagatagctggttagtgttcagggactgtttctaccgggcacaagatcggagcatcccgacacgtaggaagtcaaggaagggagccaggagacctgcgtggttaaacaggaactgctgggtaagctcaagtggaagaggagagtttatagatcatggaaggaggggctggccacttggggaatAtctaaggctgttgtcagagggtgtagggaggcaactaggaaagctaaggcctccttagaattaaacctggtgagaggggtcaaggacaacagaaagagctttttccagtacgtggcagataaaactaacaccagaggcaatgtaggcccactgatgaacgaggtgggtgccctggtgacagaagatgcagagaaggcagagttactgaatgcttctttgtctctgctctgccggaggctgtcctgaggagttCCGTACCGCTGaagccccagaggaaggcaggacagtggaggaatttgcctgggttgatgaggactgggttagggagcagttaggcaatgtggacatccataaatccatgggtccggatgggatgcacctgtgggtgctgagggagctggctgaggtcattgctggaccgctctccatcatctttgccaagtctggggaaacgggagaggtacctgaggactggaggaaagcaaatgtcactccagtcttcaaaaagggcaagaagggggacctgggtaactatagactggtcagcctcacctccatccctgggaaactgatggaacgacttatccttggtgccatctcaaggcatatcaggaataagagggtcattaggggcagtcaacatggcttcaccaaggggaagtcgtgcttgaccaacctcactgacttttatgaggacataacaagatggacggatgatggcagagcggtggacgtgatctaccttgacttgagtaaggcatttgacacagtctcccacagcatcctcacagctaaactgagggagtgctgtctggatgagcgggtagtgaggtgagTCCACTTCAGTGAACTggcttctccaagctaaagagccccagctccctcagcctttcccaacattctgagattctgtgaACTTCAGTGTTCAAACCTGTAAAGAGCACAATTAGTATACAGAGGGACAGACAAAGTACTGAGCACTCTTATAAATGATGACCTCTGAAAGTACTACTGCAACGGGCACAGCTAAGAATCAACTCCACTTTATCTGAGGCTATCTAGAGATACCTCTCAGTTATTAAACAGCAACGGACAATATTCCTGGGCAAAAAGACTCACACATCTATAAtggccaattaaaaaaaaaaacctaaaggTTTTGCTAAATAactagactagatgatcttttgaggtcccttccaatccctaacattctgtgattctgtaactcaGTGACTTCTATTATTTAGAACCAACCTCACAGTTTCAAGGAGCTGACTTAACATTTTTAACAGAGCAAGATTATGACTTCTGTTGATTTAAGAGATGGTATCAACTCTGGATAAAATATCAGGGCAAGTCCTTTGCCACGTAGGCACAGAGCATTGCTACAAGTTTTAGTAGGAGTCTATTCGCTGATTcgcattatttttttctgtttaaaagttACTATAAACTACACTGAATTAATTACATactggaaagatgaaagaaaacttgTCCTGGTAAGTTCAATCAGGCCGGTATCCAAGCCTCCTCTTATCAGAGCACTTCCCCAGGAAACCCGTCACGCTTCTGTGAACACAGAGCACGTGCCAATAAGATAAACTCATTTCAAGATTTAACTTGAATCTACAAAACTGGTTGTGTCTACTCTTGTAGTATTAGCCTTGTACTCAGAGGCATGAGATCTACTCTGAGGATTCAAGGCCCTTTTCTGCTGTGTTCCAAGTACAGAGCTGCGCACCCAGATTCTAACTCTCTACAACAGGTGCCCATGCACATGGCCACTGCTTGGATCTGCTCTGTATCTAAAATCAAAACCTCAGGCTGAAAAGTTCACTCTTGATACAAAATACTTCAGAACACCTTTTCCAAGGAGTTTACTAAACTGTGGCTGAACATATTTCAAATCCCACTGTTTTTTCAAGGATCTTCTTACCTGTGCAAAGTAAATCACTGGGGTTAACACTAATTTATATGAATTGATGATCTAGTGTAAGCTCATTAATAAAGAATTCTTCTGCATATTGGAAATAAGCTTCAGCTAGACCTCACTTCAGAAAAGCCCTAAGCATGTACACAAACTTCAACAGGAAGTCAAAATCATTTTAAGACGGCAAATAAGTTGATGCAAGACAAGCAGTCACAATGTTCAGTGTTGTGAATCTCAGCTGTGCATTTCAGATTGTGGCGGCTtccgtgtaacctcatctgggtgttcctgctccatggggggattgcactggatgagctttccaggtcccttccaatccctgacattctgggattctgtgattctgtgacgcTTAATGCATCTCCCAGCTTTTTTTATTCCATTAGAAGCTTACATGAATCATGTCTTGCTCTTCTTGCAAGAAAAGATCCTGCTCAACAAGGACGAGGCCTGAGCTTTATGATCTAGAATGATCACTTCAGTAACTCAGGTTGTCTCATCACCTTCCCTCATTTAATTACAATTGTCATTTAAATCCTGAGGGCCACCCAGGCCACAAGTCACAGGACTTTCTcctcagttctgctgctgcttttctcacatTCTGGATGCTGAGACAACCTGACCtctcaggaattatttttttttaaagagaaaaataaatattctcatTCGAGACACCAACAAGAGGCCTAGCAAGAgtcttttgagaaaaaaaatgcatcattgACTGTAAACTAATAAAGCTGGAGCTACATAAATGTGCGGAGCCCTTGCTGTCACCTCAGCCATCTCTTCCCGCTGTTTTTCCTGCCCCTCGTGCTTCTCCCCTCAGGGCCCGGCGGCCCCTCAGTGTATCCCGCCACCACTGATTTTTATACAGTAAAAACCCTCTTTTCTTAAATAAAGTGCTGTTCACAAGTAATTCTGGAATCTTTACAGTGATTCTCTGCCACAGGGTCAGTTTGCACACAAAAGAAAACGGAGGAACTTGACACAAAAGCCCAAGTGTTCATGAACCTCCCTAACTGAACAAGCATGGCTTTCAAGAAGAATTGACATCACAGAAAATCAGCTGAGGCAAGGTGAAAAACATTATTGTTGCCAGATACCAACAGCCTTGAGTTGCTTATTTATTGTAAAACAATTTCCAGTGGCAATGTTGTATTCGGGCCATGTATTTTAGTGGAGTCTATGGTTACATGGTACCTTAGAGCACATTTTGCAAGGCACAAAGactcttatttattttgtctactgtaagatctttttttttaaaacgacAGTCTATCTCTGCTCTAAAGTTTGATGTcaattttcaaaagtaattaGTAAATGCCGGAAagttcctattaaaaaaaatccactgcaaATGGATTCTTATCTGATAATGACCTGACTCTGGCCAAAAATCTGCACAAGTACAATCCCCATGTTGATGAAGTACTTACAGCAGGAAACAATTTTCAGTGACACGCAGACAGAGATacaaatgacaaaataaaattaattcaacACTTAAGTGCTCCACACCTAATGCCGAAAACGTATATAAGTGGATGGTTCCCATTGCTCATTCCACCTGCACCAGCATCCGCTCTGCAGTCAAGATGAAACTCACCGTGAGTATGCGGCTTTTTTCCTTATACACTACAACGTTGATTCGACACCATTGCCTTTGTCTCTCTGAAGTGTCTTTAGCAAAGTGTCTCtagaaaataaggaaattatCTAGGGAGGGTTTTGTTCTCCACAGTGAGCAACTCAGACCCCAGTAAACTAATCAGACGAGGAGGTAAGGATTTTGTTAATGGTTTAACTGCACATTATTCGATCTACAGGAAGCCTAACCCATGTCCATTTTTGTCAACGCTTTTGCACAACTGGATAAAGGAAAAAGGCCCTCGGATTCTcctgaccagctgtgtcagccagagctgcagttacactcttggttttgcttttcctttcaggtTGTGACCACCGTCCTGCTCGGACTCTTGCTGACTCCAGCCCTCGCTCAATACGTGAGTACAGGGACCAGCTCTCACACACCTTGTCGCTGTTTCTCTGGGCCCTGCTGCCGGAGCTTTCCTTGCTTCTGTCCCATCCCTTGGGCACAGAGAAATCTGAACCTTCTTTCATGCATAAACCGCTAAAACCTCCAGATGACCGttgtaagaaacaaaaattattcattGAATCTATTAAAAGAATTCTTTCAGCTACTCCAGAATGTCACAGCCTTAATTCTTTGTCATTTTGACAATACTCTGCTCACTAGAGGGGCTCCCTGTGAACCCACATTTCTTCTACTACAGCCGTGATTTTCTAAAGCTTGGGGGAGAGAACTGACTAACTTGCAAGTCTAAAGTGTTTTTCATTGTGTGTTCTAGTTTCAGAACCAGCAAGTCACCAGGGAAATCAGAGTTAATGGCGGTGTCCAAATCCTGAACATCAACAGGGAATTGCGTGTGGTCACTGTCGAGCAAAGGAGCGAATTTGGGACATGGAAAACCATTTGGAACTTCAACACGGTGAGTGGCAAGGAGCAAGCTTGTGCAGAAAATGAGAGAGACTAAAATACAGGACTTGTTTCTTTAGTCTTAACGTTTTCAGTCCCAGTGTGTCGGTAACAACTCTCTGCATTTATGACTTTTTGAATGCGGTTTTAATTCCAATCTTAATTATTGGAAAGCTGAATTTCTAGTTGTgaataactttattttccagGGCTTTATTGCAACTGAAGTGTTCCCAGAGAGAACTTGCTTCATTTCCCCAATGAACAGAAACCTGATACCCACCTTTGAGACATTCCCCACAGTGGTTGAGGGCTTCCAGGTAAGACCATAAAGGAGTTGTTACTTGTAAAGTTGTACAGCAATAACTCAAAGTAAACTGATGTCAGAGACTTTGCAAttctcaaaagcttttaaactAACCATTTAGATCACATCATTTACATTAACATAATTTTGGACTCTGAAAAGTTAGAAAACTGAGGCTGTTTTAGGGTTATAGAGTTTAGATTATTGGCATGGTACTCTTCATAATCTCACTTTGCTCCAGCTGAGGAAGAACAACTAACCCAGTAATGAGGGGTCCCAAATAGGATTTGAAGCTTTGAAACCTTTTTGAAAAGAACTCTGCACCACAGTAGCATGAGTTCAGCCCACAGAATTAGCACAGACATTGTAAAAATTATCTCAGCATCCAGCATACAAAGCTTTTGTAGACACTGGCTTCTCCTGAAGTCTGGGAGCTGAGTCCTTGTAAAACTCCAGGCTTTGAAGGGCAGGAAGGCCTGATGGGGAAGGAATATGGGAGAGTTCCATCAGTACAGGCTGAGCAAAACCATTCCCCTTGCGCTGCAGTTCCAGGCTGGTTTGTAGTGAGGTCCACCTCTGTGACCATGAAGCTCATCTCAACTCCTTGCTCACCAGCAAGAGGGCAGCACATTGCACTGGGATTTCAGGAACCCTGGGATAGAACACACTCCCGAGGAAAAGACCAAACACTGAGTCATTCTTCCAGACACAGGAACATGCACAGCATTAAATGGACCAAGACACTGATCTTGCTGAATTCTGTTCTTTGATGTGCAGGGTCTGAAGGGTCAAATACAACCAACACGTGTGATCACATTCGTCCTCAGCCAGAGACTTGTCCCTGACCTCAGGATTTATGGACCTGACATCTTCAACATGTGCAGAGAGGTCACAACTGTGGTGGCTACTCCAGTTGCCGGTGAGTACAAATTAATTATCTCTGCATAACATATATGTACAAATAACTTGTGTTTCTGTGGATGCCATAAGCATACTTTGATCACTTGCAAGGgaatgaatttattttattgtgggGGGtgaaaaaagtattatttaaaaGTACAAGTAAAGGAACCATGTTTTACTCAGAGGAGTTAACCTTGAAGCAAAGTACTCAGAGCCTTACTGCAGGCTGATTGTCTGCAAACCCTGTATGACAAAGACGCTCTACAGATCAGATGCAGGCTGTTGCATTTGGagacagcagcatttccagcccctcatgtttgtttttcttttgtcattgCTTTGGTACTTGAGAAGGCTCAATTTGATTAAAACACGAGTGCAACATGCCAGTATTAAGGGCTGCCAAAGAGCGTACAGATCACTTAACACCTTATCTCATGgtatttgtttttgcttttcttgtttgtaaAGAACTCCCCGTCTACAACGAAGGAGCCTGCACTAGACTCAATGTCCTGAACCTTGTGCAGCTGAACTACTGCCGTACCAACGTCAACATCAAGGTCTGAAAATCTCACCTTTCTGGAACCACGTACAGATGCCCGATCACTGCTGCACAAAGCCAATCCCAATGCTGTTCTTCCCTGACATCTCCTCTGCCAGGAGTTCCCTTCCTGATGATTCTAATGCTGAAACAGGTCAATTGTTGACCACAACTTTCAATAAAGCGCCTTAGCATGGATTAACTCTGGCTACTTTCTTGTTGCTGTACCCTCCATCATCTATGAGCACATCCAGAAACATAGTTTGATTGTACCTACCCCTTTTGAGCCCTTCAAATGCTCTTTCAAAAGCCTGATCTTGACACAGGGCACAACCACAGGGGTGGGCGAGCATCAGAGTGTGGCCATCACAAATAAGCCACTGTCCTAGACAAGAATCAATAATTCAGAGAGTACAAAGCCAATGCTAAGGATCTGAAAGTAGAGAAGTTTAGAGGGAATTAAAggacaatttttaaaagcactagGGTCATTAAAGGCTAAAGCTTTAGTAAGGCAAGGTCCCTGTAGCTCAAAACTTTAACATCATAATTATTTCCTCTGTTCTAACGAAGATGGCAGGATGCCCTGCGTTACCCAGTGAATACAAATCTCTCTCTCAGAACACCAGCCATGCAACATCCCGCAGTTTCTGTTCCCCTCCCACCCATCCCCAGAGGTTTATTCTGCAGCAGTTGGGAAGGAGACAGAGTTCACTTTGGCCCATCTCAGGCCAAAGCAGCTGATTTCCCTGCATTAGCACACACCAGTCCCTGTAGAGGAGACAGACAGGAGTTTGTTGCTGCTCatctccttccttttgctgttacaCAAATTATTGGAATCCCCTTACATACCATCAGTTCTCCTTTTGCTCAAGCTGACACTAAATATGACAGAAAGAGGCAAGAATCAAAGCTGCTGAGGGATTTTCACTTTATTGATAGTCACTAGATTCTATCCTAACAGAACCCTTCAGCTCTCATCATGCCCTGCTCTGCCTTGGTAGTGGCATTTCGCTATTGAACTCCCTTCCTAGCGGAGACTGGAAAGAGACATTTTAGCACTAGTATGTGTGTTTTAATGCCAAATGCACatgagtgaaagaaaaggaaatgtcacCTACTTAACAAACCAATGAAACTTCTCACATCAACAGATATACAGCTCTGATGCTgatgggatttatttttaaatcctgcAGGATTATGTGAAATGTAGTCAGTAAAGCTGCATCTTTCACTCcatgcagctctgctccctcctgctggccacat from Columba livia isolate bColLiv1 breed racing homer chromosome 25, bColLiv1.pat.W.v2, whole genome shotgun sequence includes:
- the GKN1 gene encoding gastrokine-1 produces the protein MVPIAHSTCTSIRSAVKMKLTVVTTVLLGLLLTPALAQYFQNQQVTREIRVNGGVQILNINRELRVVTVEQRSEFGTWKTIWNFNTGFIATEVFPERTCFISPMNRNLIPTFETFPTVVEGFQGLKGQIQPTRVITFVLSQRLVPDLRIYGPDIFNMCREVTTVVATPVAELPVYNEGACTRLNVLNLVQLNYCRTNVNIKV